CTCGCCAAAGGCATCGATGATGACATCAAAGCCTTGTAAATCCGCGCTTGTGAGTGCGAAAATGTCTTTTTGCACTACTTTTGCTCCCTTTTGCTCCAAATCTTTTGCCTTGCTCGCATTGCGCACAAACGCACTCACACTATGTCCGCGACTTAGTGCTTCTAGCGTGATAAGTCGCCCTGCTTTACCTGTGGCTGCCAAAACTGCAATATTCATTTTCGCTCCTTTTTTTGCTATATTTTTGCCAAAAGCACTACTGCTTAAAACCGCCAATCCTACGCCCAAAATCGAAGCCTTTAAAAAAGCTCGTCTATTGTTGTTTCTCATATTTTTCTCCTTTTTTTGAATCGTTTCTATTCGCCCATAATGCCGTCATTTTGCGTCCATTGCGTAAGGCTATTTTCCTTTACCTGCATACACAAAAAGCGCAAATCCGTTTTCGCCGACATTTTACGCATAACGCTAGGTGCGACACGCAACGCGTCATTTGCCTTAAGCGCGACTTTTTGCCCATCTAGCTCCATTTCGCCATCACCTTGCAAAATAATATAAACTTCCTCATTTTGCTTGTGCGCGTGGTAAAATGGCACAGCAGCACCCGCTGGGAGCGCGTTGTATGAGATTTCACAGCCACTTAAGCCCATTGCTTCCTTAAACTCCGTGCGTGGCTCAGCACCAAATGAGATTTTACTAAACTTTGACATTTCTGCCTCCTTTGATTTTTGGTATTTAGATTCGCCAAAAGGATTTCGCTTTTAGCGTGAGGGAATTATAATGAAGTAATATCATAAAATCAAGTAGGGATATTTTTATAATATAATATCATTTTTAGGACTATTGCGTAAAATAGGCTAAAATTTAAGCAAAGATTTTTTGAAATTTTGCTAGAATGTGTCGTTTAAATTTTAAAAAAGGAGTAAAAAATGGGCGCGAAAATGTATAGCGAGGAGTTTTTCTCTCCCTGCCCTGTGGAAACCACACTGAATCTCATCGGTAATAAATGGAAGCTCATCATCGTGCGGGATTTACTCACGGGCAAAAAGCGATTTGGCGAGCTAAAAAAGTCCATAAGCGCGAGCAAAAATCAAAGCATAAGCCAAAATGTGCTCACCCAAAATCTGCGCGAGCTAGAGGGTGCTGGAATCATCAAGCGCAAGGTGTATGCGGAAGTCCCGCCCAAAGTGGAATACTCGCTAACCGAGCTAGGGCAATCGCTTGATGCGATTTTGCTAAGTCTGCAAACTTGGGGAATGACATATCAAAGCAACCTTAAAAAAATCGGGTAGAAATCCGCAACAGAAACACGCAGTGGAGAATCTAATAAGCTAGCGCGGGGGAATGCAGGGGGGAAATCTAGTTCAGAGAGAATTTAGTGACGGGAAAAAATTTGGTGGCAGAAATCTAGCGCGGGATAATCTAGCGAAAAAAAAGCAGTGTGGAAAATAGGGCAGTGAAAGTCGGGCGAAAAATCAGGGCAAAAAAGTGGGTGAAAAATTAGGTAGGTTTTGACAAGGTGTCTAGCAAGCTAGATTTTGATAAGCTATTTTAGTGAGTTTTTTAGTAAAATTATTTCCACATT
This genomic stretch from Helicobacter macacae MIT 99-5501 harbors:
- a CDS encoding cupin domain-containing protein, which encodes MSKFSKISFGAEPRTEFKEAMGLSGCEISYNALPAGAAVPFYHAHKQNEEVYIILQGDGEMELDGQKVALKANDALRVAPSVMRKMSAKTDLRFLCMQVKENSLTQWTQNDGIMGE
- the rrpB gene encoding MarR family transcription factor RrpB → MYSEEFFSPCPVETTLNLIGNKWKLIIVRDLLTGKKRFGELKKSISASKNQSISQNVLTQNLRELEGAGIIKRKVYAEVPPKVEYSLTELGQSLDAILLSLQTWGMTYQSNLKKIG